The DNA segment TTCTCTAACTGTTTGCGAATCTCCCTGGCCTTGACTTTCTCCTTGGCTTCTTCATAAACATCGGCCAGCCGTTCCACGAGGTCATACTTATCCCGAACATCCGGAACAGATAGTCCTTGCTTCAAGATCTCCTCTGCCCTGTCGTAATCAATCGGCTTATTGAATGTGTAGCAGTCGGCCCAACCGATCCAGCCCCAGCCCCATTCGGGATCAGCATCAAGCCATCCGCGAAATAATCTATCGGTACGGGCTGCTTCTCCAAGGGCGTAGTAGGACTCTCCGATCGCCCGTCTGAAGTTTTCCAGGATCAGCTCATCCTCCTTTGGAAAGCGCTGCATGACCTTTTCACAAAATCGTATCCTCGCGTTCAAGAATTCGGGATTATCAGAAGATGCGTTCCAGAATTCAACTTCGAGATCCTGTATCCAGTTCTCGAGAAATTCAGAGCCTAGAAAGATGTCATCCAACGCGGCAAGAGATTTAAGGCCTCGGGCATCCGCTATCTCCAAAACGGTTTTCCATGTCTCCGACCAGACGCGTGCTGCTGATGCACTATCGCCTCGATGCGCCTTTTCGTATCCTTCCTGAATACGATCATCGATCATCTCAAGGCTTGGCCTTTCCAGTTGCCAGCGCTCCCATAAGACTGTGAGTCCGATCCAAATCCAGTCTTGATCGAAAGATTTCAATTTCAAGCGGCACTCGTTAGAAAGAGAAAGTGACATTTGCTCGGCGGAAAGAAAACCGGAAGAGAGCGATGCAAAATGCTCTTTCGTGATGCTTAAACCAAGAGACGCCAATCTTGCGAGGATTTCTTCATCACTCATTTTTCGCCCGTGACGAAGCATAGGCCTTTCCGACTTGTCTATTTCTTTTCGATATTTTCGATTCGTTTTGTATTCTCGTTCGACGATGCGATCCATAGCAATGTGAGAAGGCTTCACAAATGACTCCTTTCATTAGGGCGCAGAAGGTTTACCGCCTCATGCTTTTCCCGAGTTCCAGTCGCGCCTCTGTAATAGCGCCAAGTTCCCTCCGCAAAACAATGCGAATGCCCAGCAACTCACCCAAAGGCGCAAGCGCCTGATGCACGCGCTGGTCTAGCACCTGGATTTCAGAGGGAAGGAGGTTCGTTTCATCCATACTTTGGAGGATCTTCTTTTCCAAATCTGCTGGCGAACCATCCTCCGGGTGAACTACCTCCATGGCAATTATGAAGCCGGACTTCTCATGAGCAATCATCAAGCATTTTGGGAAATAGGGGCGTTCCTTGTCCTGAATCGCCCCGGGCAAGAAGAACCAATGCGCCTGCCACGCTGAATCTTTTCGAAGGTTTCGACTCCTGATTTCGTGAACATTAGGCTGTGGAATCTGAATCTCCGGCACCGGGATAGGAGCAGGCTTTTGCCATATTTTTGAAAACGAGCCCCGCTCTTTCGGAATATAGGTCAGATATTCTGCTTCTCTCGAACGGAACAAAAAGCTCGGATCTTTTTGCTTCAGCAGACTCGCATCAATGGCGCAGAGAAGCGCGAAAGCAAGAAAGCGCGCTTCAGACTCGTTCACAAACCACGGACAATAGCCGGGCAAGTGGCTGCGAAACTGAGGATATTGCTTGGTCCCTTGGAAACGAAGACCGAGAATTGCAATGATTTTTTTGTCTTCCGGCTCGAGTTCTTTTTTCGCAACGAATTCCACCATTAGATGGTTTCGCTCAGCAATAAAATCGTCTTTAGTCATTGCGTCATCCAACAACCGCTGGTGGAATGTGAGGCCTCCGCTTCCCCGGTACACACAGAAAGCGAGAACCTCACCAAGGATACCCATGATTGTGCCGTATCCAATCTGAGATGTGCCCGGATCCTGTATTCCGAAAACGTCTGCTTCTTCCATCCACTTCCAGGGCTCAAGCTCTCTGAAACGTATGGCTTGTTGATAAAGCTCTTGCCAAATTTCTTGCGAAACTGAAGGAACATGCATTTTCCAACTCCTAAAAGCAAGTAAGTTACCATAACAATGCATTTCTTGCTTGCTCCCATATAGGGAACATCCTATAATTGTCGCGTGCGTATAATATCTCGGAAAACGCTTCGAGAATTTTGGCAAAAACATCCTGATGCAGAGGAGCCATTGAAGGCCTGGTATTTTGACGTGAAACATTCCACCTGGAAAACTCCTTCTGATATTAAGAATATTTATCGGAGTTGCAGCTTCCTGGGCAACAACAGAGTTATATTTAATATTAAAGGAAATAAGTACCGGATTGTCGTAGCAATTCAGTTCGCTTTCGGCATTGTCTATATTCGTTTCGTGGGTACACACACCGATTACAACAAGATTGACCCAAGGACGATTTGAAAGGAGCAGTCATGGAAATAAGACCCATCAAGACCAAAAAGGATTATCAGTTGGCATTAAAAGAGATTGAGCATCTTTTTGCCGCTGTGCCGGGGACGCACGAAGCGGACCGCCTTGAAGTGCTGACAACGC comes from the bacterium genome and includes:
- a CDS encoding SEC-C domain-containing protein — encoded protein: MKPSHIAMDRIVEREYKTNRKYRKEIDKSERPMLRHGRKMSDEEILARLASLGLSITKEHFASLSSGFLSAEQMSLSLSNECRLKLKSFDQDWIWIGLTVLWERWQLERPSLEMIDDRIQEGYEKAHRGDSASAARVWSETWKTVLEIADARGLKSLAALDDIFLGSEFLENWIQDLEVEFWNASSDNPEFLNARIRFCEKVMQRFPKEDELILENFRRAIGESYYALGEAARTDRLFRGWLDADPEWGWGWIGWADCYTFNKPIDYDRAEEILKQGLSVPDVRDKYDLVERLADVYEEAKEKVKAREIRKQLENMNQIDADIEVDEEGRILRIRQVMDFGEEGLPLDRLPDLENALRAETPIKIDKTGRNDPCPCGSGKKYKKCHGL
- a CDS encoding type II toxin-antitoxin system HigB family toxin, coding for MRIISRKTLREFWQKHPDAEEPLKAWYFDVKHSTWKTPSDIKNIYRSCSFLGNNRVIFNIKGNKYRIVVAIQFAFGIVYIRFVGTHTDYNKIDPRTI